From a region of the Triticum aestivum cultivar Chinese Spring chromosome 7D, IWGSC CS RefSeq v2.1, whole genome shotgun sequence genome:
- the LOC123163634 gene encoding uncharacterized protein, protein MGMWKRGTGRNTGPEDTEESAWVSGGRPCTGKAPRTNYFAEELQALVVQIRLLANCTRPSLGGFSGTPTSHTLPRVETPGAGVRPAGVSTSVGFARCLDTIVRYLEEEGVGETEVSNGKKAAGDAKEYLVLERAAGTTHSPE, encoded by the exons ATGGGCATGTGGAAACGGGGCACGGGCCGCAACACTGGGCCGGAGGACACTGAGGAGAGCGCATGGGTAAGCGGCGGGAGGCCCTGCACAGGCAAAGCTCCGCGGACAAATTACTTCGCTGAAGAACTTCAGGCTTTGGTCGTACAG ATCCGACTGCTGGCAAATTGCACCAGGCCATCCCTCGGCGGTTTCAGTGGCACTCCAACGTCCCACACTCTTCCTCGAGTCGAGACCCCCGGTGCGGGCGTGCGTCCAGCAGGAGTATCTACAAGCGTCGGTTTTGCTCGATGCCTCGACACCATCGTTCGCTATCTGGAGGAGGAGGGGGTTGGTGAGACCGAGGTGTCCAATGGGAAGAAGGCGGCCGGCGACGCGAAGGAGTACCTCGTTCTCGAGCGTGCAGCTGGCACGACCCATAGCCCGGAATGA